The following coding sequences are from one Nicotiana tabacum cultivar K326 chromosome 1, ASM71507v2, whole genome shotgun sequence window:
- the LOC107829009 gene encoding granule-bound starch synthase 1, chloroplastic/amyloplastic has product MASITASHFVSRSSNVCSGAASVDTRANLSQIGLRNHALTHNGLRAVNKVDMLQSRTNTKVTAKKSSKQVSGTEMERPSGTIVCGKGMNVILVGTEVGPWSKTGGLGDVLGGLPPALAARGHRVMTISPRYDQYKDAWDTSVVVEIKVGDKIEIVRFFHCYKRGVDRVFVDHPMFLEKVWGKTAAKIYGPKAGQDYLDNELRFSLLCQAALEAPRVLNLNCSEYFSGPYGEDVVFIANDWHTALLPCYLKSMYQSRGIYMNAKVAFCIHNIAYQGRFAFSDFSLLNLPDEYKSSFDFIDGYEKPVKGRKINWMKAGILESHRVVTVSPHYAQELVSGVDKGVELDNVLRKTCITGIVNGMDIQEWNPATDKYTDVNYDITTVMDAKPLLKEALQAAVGLPVDRKIPLIGFIGRLEEQKGSDILVAAIHKFIGLDVQIIVLGTGKKEFEQEIEQLEVLYPNKAKGVAKFNVPLAHMITAGADFMLVPSRFEPCGLIQLHAMRYGTVPICASTGGLVDTVKEGYTGFHMGAFSVECDVVDPADVLKIVTTVARALEIYGTLAFAEMIKNCMSQELSWKEPAKKWETLLLSLGAAGSEAGVEGDEIAPLAKENVATP; this is encoded by the exons ATGGCAAGCATCACAGCTTCACACTTTGTGTCAAGAAGCTCAAATGTCTGCAGTGGAGCAGCCTCTGTAGACACCAGAGCAAACTTGTCACAGATAGGGCTGAGGAACCATGCTCTGACTCACAATGGGTTGAGGGCTGTTAACAAGGTTGATATGCTGCAATCAAGAACTAATACTAAGGTAACAGCTAAGAAATCCAGCAAACAGGTATCCGGAACTGAGATGGAGAGGCCATCAGGTACCATCGTTTGTGGAAAGGGGATGAATGTGATCCTTGTTGGAACTGAGGTGGGTCCTTGGAGCAAAACTGGCGGGCTAGGTGATGTTCTTGGTGGACTACCACCAGCCTTGGCA GCCCGTGGACATCGCGTAATGACAATATCTCCCCGTTATGACCAATACAAAGATGCTTGGGATACTAGCGTTGTCGTTGAG ATCAAAGTTGGAGACAAAATTGAAATTGTTCGTTTCTTTCACTGCTATAAACGTGGGGTTGATCGTGTTTTTGTTGACCACCCAATGTTCTTGGAGAAA GTTTGGGGCAAAACTGCTGCAAAAATCTATGGCCCCAAAGctggacaagattatttggacaATGAACTTAGGTTCAGCTTGTTGTGTCAA GCAGCTCTAGAAGCACCTAGAGTTCTGAATTTGAACTGCAGCGAATACTTCTCAGGACCATATG GAGAGGATGTTGTCTTCATTGCCAACGATTGGCACACTGCTCTCCTTCCCTGCTACCTGAAGTCGATGTACCAATCAAGAGGAATCTATATGAATGCCAAG GTCGCTTTCTGCATCCATAACATCGCCTACCAAGGGCGATTTGCTTTTTCAGACTTCTCTCTTCTCAATCTGCCTGATGAATACAAGAGTTCTTTCGATTTCATTGATGG ATATGAAAAGCCTGTTAAAGGTAGGAAAATCAACTGGATGAAGGCTGGGATATTAGAATCACATAGGGTGGTTACTGTGAGCCCACACTATGCCCAAGAACTTGTTTCCGGTGTTGACAAGGGTGTTGAATTGGATAACGTCCTTCGTAAGACTTGCATAACTGGGATTGTGAATGGCATGGATATCCAAGAATGGAACCCAGCAACTGACAAATACACCGATGTCAATTATGATATAACCACT GTTATGGATGCAAAGCCTTTACTGAAGGAGGCTCTTCAAGCAGCAGTTGGCTTGCCTGTTGACAGGAAGATTCCTTTGATTGGATTCATTGGCAGACTTGAAGAGCAGAAAGGTTCTGACATTCTTGTTGCTGCAATTCACAAGTTCATCGGACTGGATGTTCAAATAATAGTCCTT GGAACTGGCAAAAAGGAGTTCGAACAGGAGATTGAACAGCTCGAAGTGTTGTATCCTAACAAAGCTAAAGGAGTGGCAAAATTCAATGTCCCTTTGGCTCACATGATCACCGCTGGTGCTGATTTTATGTTGGTTCCAAGCAGATTTGAACCTTGTGGTCTCATTCAGTTACATGCTATGCGCTATGGAACA GTGCCAATCTGTGCCTCAACTGGTGGACTTGTTGACACTGTGAAAGAAGGCTATACTGGATTCCATATGGGAGCATTCAGCGTTGAA TGTGATGTTGTTGACCCAGCTGATGTGCTTAAGATAGTAACAACAGTTGCTAGAGCTCTTGAAATCTATGGCACTCTCGCGTTTGCTGAGATGATCAAAAACTGCATGTCACAGGAGCTCTCCTGGAAG GAACCTGCCAAGAAATGGGAGACATTACTATTGAGCTTAGGAGCTGCTGGTAGTGAAGCCGGTGTTGAAGGGGATGAAATCGCGCCACTTGCCAAGGAAAATGTGGCCACTCCTTAA